Proteins encoded in a region of the Brevefilum fermentans genome:
- the dnaK gene encoding molecular chaperone DnaK, with protein MGKIIGIDLGTTNSAAAVMIAGEPVVIPSAEGERLVPSVVAVNKNGERLVGRVARNQAITNPENTIFSIKRFMGRKYDDPEVQQALKVVPYQVTKAPNGDMRVVLGGKEYSPPEISAMILSKIKRDAEAYLGEPVTQAVITVPAYFNDAQRNATKDAGKIAGLEVLRIINEPTASSLAYGLDKKKNEVVAVYDLGGGTFDISILDVGEGVFQVRSTSGNTFLGGDDFDQRLIDFIADEFKKEHGIDLRNDRQALQRLKEAAEKAKIELSSTMQSEINLPYITADAAGPKHLVMTISRSKLEQLTDDLVSLSLTPVKNALNDANLTKNQVDEIVLVGGMTRMPKIQSEVEKLFGKEPHKGVNPDEVVAVGAAIQAGVLGGEVKDILLLDVTPLTLSVETLGGVATPLIKRNTTIPTRESQVFSTASDSQTQVEIHVLQGERPMAANNKSLGKFILDGIPPAPRGIPQIEVTFDINANGILEVTAQDKATGRSQNITITASSGLSEDEVEQMRRDAELHADEDRKRRDLIEARNHADNLVYSAEKTLTDLGDKAPADLKTQVEDAAARVREVKDGEDIEAIKSATNALSQVMQKLGEAAYAQAGQTPPPGPETEGEPPSDDRDDGDVVEGEFKQV; from the coding sequence CTGGCGAACCGGTTGTGATCCCATCCGCAGAGGGCGAACGACTGGTCCCTTCCGTCGTCGCCGTCAATAAAAATGGTGAGCGCCTGGTCGGCCGCGTCGCCCGCAACCAGGCCATCACCAACCCGGAGAACACCATCTTCTCCATCAAACGCTTTATGGGTCGCAAATACGATGACCCCGAAGTTCAACAGGCTTTAAAAGTGGTCCCCTACCAGGTGACCAAAGCACCGAATGGCGACATGCGCGTGGTGCTGGGAGGCAAGGAGTACTCCCCGCCCGAAATCAGCGCCATGATCCTGTCTAAAATCAAGCGCGATGCCGAAGCCTACCTGGGTGAACCCGTCACCCAGGCAGTGATCACCGTGCCGGCTTATTTCAACGACGCCCAGCGCAACGCCACTAAGGACGCAGGAAAGATCGCCGGTCTGGAAGTATTGCGCATCATCAACGAGCCCACGGCATCCTCCCTGGCTTACGGTTTGGATAAGAAGAAGAACGAGGTCGTCGCTGTTTACGACCTGGGCGGCGGCACCTTTGATATTTCCATTTTGGATGTCGGCGAAGGCGTCTTCCAGGTACGCTCCACCAGCGGCAACACCTTCCTGGGCGGCGACGATTTTGATCAACGCCTGATCGATTTCATCGCCGACGAATTCAAAAAAGAACATGGCATTGACCTGCGCAACGACCGGCAGGCTTTACAACGTCTGAAAGAAGCAGCCGAGAAAGCCAAAATCGAGCTTTCTTCCACCATGCAATCTGAAATCAACCTGCCCTATATCACCGCTGATGCTGCCGGACCGAAGCATCTGGTGATGACCATCAGCCGCTCCAAGTTAGAACAACTCACCGATGACCTGGTCTCCCTCAGTCTTACCCCGGTTAAAAATGCCCTCAACGATGCCAACCTGACAAAAAACCAAGTGGACGAGATCGTCTTGGTGGGCGGAATGACCCGCATGCCCAAAATTCAAAGTGAAGTGGAGAAGTTGTTTGGTAAGGAGCCGCACAAAGGCGTCAATCCCGATGAGGTGGTTGCAGTTGGCGCAGCGATTCAGGCTGGCGTTCTGGGCGGGGAAGTCAAAGATATCCTCCTGCTCGATGTGACCCCGCTGACCCTCTCGGTTGAGACTCTGGGCGGCGTGGCCACACCCCTGATCAAGCGCAACACCACCATTCCCACCCGCGAAAGCCAGGTGTTCTCCACCGCTAGCGACAGCCAGACCCAGGTGGAAATTCACGTCCTCCAGGGTGAACGCCCCATGGCAGCCAACAACAAATCCCTCGGCAAATTCATTCTCGATGGCATCCCCCCTGCCCCGCGCGGTATTCCTCAAATTGAAGTCACCTTCGATATCAACGCCAACGGCATCCTGGAAGTGACCGCACAGGATAAAGCCACCGGGCGCAGCCAGAACATCACCATCACAGCTTCTTCCGGCCTTAGCGAAGATGAAGTTGAACAAATGCGTCGCGATGCTGAACTGCACGCCGACGAAGATCGCAAACGGCGTGACTTGATCGAAGCCCGAAACCATGCCGACAACTTGGTCTACTCGGCTGAAAAGACTCTCACTGACCTGGGTGACAAGGCGCCTGCCGACCTGAAAACGCAGGTCGAAGATGCCGCAGCCAGAGTCCGTGAGGTCAAGGACGGCGAAGATATCGAAGCCATCAAAAGTGCCACCAACGCGCTTTCCCAGGTCATGCAAAAGCTGGGCGAAGCAGCTTATGCCCAGGCAGGACAAACCCCGCCGCCCGGCCCTGAAACAGAGGGTGAGCCTCCATCTGACGACCGGGACGATGGTGACGTTGTTGAAGGCGAGTTCAAACAAGTCTAA
- the dnaJ gene encoding molecular chaperone DnaJ: MPKRDYYEVLGVPRSANDDELKSAFRNLARQCHPDVSSDPDAEEKFKEINEAYAVLSDSEKRAAYDRFGHAGVNTQGMPDFSNIDLSDILEGLFGFGGFGGFGGMGGRRVRNAPRRGADLSSRVKLTFEEAAFGIEKEIQITRDEQCQTCNGSGAKPGTSPVTCPQCNGQGETRQVHQTLLGSMVQVVTCSRCNGTGEVIETPCDTCHGRGLERKTVKKLVNIPPGVSDGVQIRLAGEGQPGTHGGPHGNFYLEIEVEKHPFFRRAGDDILLDLDINIAQAVLGDEIRIPTLNGDVELRIPPGTQPGKIFRLRGRGIPHLRGSGTGDQLVTVSVQIPTRLNAEQRELFEQLAKTMDPDIKIQEQSFFDKLREVFGG; encoded by the coding sequence ATGCCTAAGCGAGATTATTACGAAGTGCTTGGCGTCCCACGAAGCGCCAATGATGATGAACTGAAGTCTGCCTTCAGGAATTTGGCGCGCCAGTGCCATCCGGATGTCAGCAGTGACCCGGATGCGGAAGAAAAATTTAAAGAGATTAACGAAGCCTATGCCGTCCTTTCAGACAGTGAAAAACGCGCAGCCTATGATCGTTTTGGGCACGCTGGCGTCAACACTCAGGGCATGCCCGACTTCTCCAATATCGACCTTTCAGACATCCTCGAGGGATTGTTCGGTTTTGGTGGGTTCGGCGGGTTTGGCGGTATGGGCGGCAGACGCGTTCGCAATGCCCCCCGCCGCGGTGCAGACCTCTCCAGTCGGGTTAAGCTGACCTTTGAAGAAGCAGCCTTTGGTATCGAAAAAGAAATCCAAATCACTCGCGATGAACAGTGCCAGACCTGTAATGGTTCGGGCGCCAAACCGGGCACCTCGCCGGTCACCTGCCCACAATGCAATGGTCAGGGCGAAACGCGCCAGGTCCATCAAACCTTGCTGGGGTCGATGGTGCAGGTGGTCACCTGTTCACGCTGCAACGGTACAGGTGAGGTCATCGAAACGCCCTGCGATACCTGTCATGGGCGCGGCCTGGAACGCAAGACCGTCAAAAAGCTGGTCAACATTCCCCCCGGCGTCTCAGATGGTGTTCAAATTCGCCTGGCTGGCGAGGGACAGCCCGGAACCCACGGCGGACCCCACGGCAATTTCTACCTGGAAATCGAGGTTGAGAAGCATCCCTTCTTCCGCCGCGCAGGGGATGATATCCTGCTCGATCTGGATATCAACATCGCCCAGGCTGTTCTGGGCGATGAAATTCGCATCCCAACCCTGAACGGCGATGTGGAACTGCGGATTCCACCGGGTACCCAGCCCGGAAAAATCTTCCGCTTGCGAGGTCGGGGCATCCCTCACCTGCGCGGCTCCGGCACCGGCGACCAGTTGGTGACGGTTTCAGTGCAGATTCCCACCCGATTGAATGCAGAGCAACGCGAACTGTTTGAACAATTGGCCAAAACCATGGACCCCGATATCAAAATCCAGGAGCAAAGCTTCTTCGATAAGTTGCGCGAGGTGTTTGGTGGCTGA